The genomic region GAGGAGGCCCTTCCGCTCGTCTGCTTCAACACTGAGCATCATTTCTTCTTGCATGCATGACAGCTTATGTTGCATGCAAGAAGAGAGTCAAGAGCCGGAGGGTGCCATTGGCAATGACCCAGAATCGCCGCTATTTAAGGGTTTTACAAGGTTTCTGTTGACGCGATCATGTGACCTGCCTTACGGTCATTGGTATGCAACAGACACTTGAACCGCTGATCACGTCAGCCTGGCTCGCGGCTTGGGACAGGGGCGACTTAGATGCCCTCGACGGTCTCGTGGCGGCTGACTACACGCGCACCAGTAAGGCGACAGGCGCAACCGTCGACATCACTGGTCTCAAAACCGAGATCGCCGCAGTGAGGGAAGCTTTCCCGGACTTGCGCACGACCATCGATGACATCGTAGAGAGTGCGGAAACGGTGGCCGTCTTCTGGACGTCCACGGGCACCCACACCCACGAATACCTCGGTGTCCCGGCAACGGGGCTTACCGTTCAGACCAGGGGCTCGAACATCCTGATCCTCAAAGACGGGAAGATCACGAAGGAAACCGTGACGTGGGACGGCGGCGAGCTGCTGGCCGGCCTCGGGATTCGCCCGCTGCGCGGAATAGCCGCACAAGAGGTTGGAGAGGGCAACGACTTCCCGGAGCTCGACGCGGACTTGATGAAAGCGTTCAACCGCCAGTTCATCACCGGCGTCACCGTGGTCACCACCAAGGAAGGCGAAACCCCCAAAGGACTGGCCGCGAATTCCTACTGCTCAGTCTCCGTCGAGCCACCACTCGTGCTCGTCTGTGTCCAGAAGACCTCCAGCACCTATCCGGCGCTGTTCTCCTCGAGCCACCTCGGCATCAACATCCTGGGCACGGGACAGAAGGATACAGTCCGGGTCTTCGCTTCCAAGGCCCCGGACAAGTTTGCGGAGCTCGACTGGCACGAGGGCCCGAAAGGTAGCCCGCTCCTGGACGGCTCGGCCGCATCCCTCGAGGCTGAAATTCAGGAACGATTCCAAGCAAAGACCCATACCGTCTTTATCTGCCGGGTCCGGCACGCCGAGATCGACAACACGGCACCCATGGTCTACAAAGCCGGGCATTTCTATGACGGCGCAGACCTCACCGAACTCTAAGTTCCGGCGCGGCTGACCACCCTCGGACAGGAAACCAGCCGCGCCGACCCAATCTGCTCGCAAGCAGCGCACCAGGGTGCGCATCCAACTTTAGGACAAAAATGAGCGAAGACACCATGCGCGCTGCCGAAAACAGTGTCGCCGAAGACCGCGGCTACCGCAACAGCCTCACCAAAATCGAGCCTTACGGCATTGAACACATCCCCGACGTGGAACGCCACGGCAAGCCCCGCTCGCAGTTCTTCCTCTGGTTCGCGGCAGGCATGAACTTCCCCATCGTCGTCCTCGGCTTCAGCGCCGCCTACTTCGGCCTGCCCTTCTGGGCCGCCGCCCTGGCGATTGTCCTCGCCGGCGTGACCTCCTCGGCAGGAATGGGATACCTGTCGGCCATGGGCGTCCGGCTGGGCGTCCCGCAGCAGATGCAGGGCCGAGGACCTCTCGGATTCATCGGCAACCTGTTCCCGGTCGCCTATGTGAATGTCTTCGCCGGCATTGGCTGGGCCGCCGTGACCGTCATTCTCGGCGGACAGGCCATCTCGCTGTTGACCGGCATTCCGTTCTGGCTCTCGTCGCTTATTCTCATGGGCATCCAGCTCGGCGTAGCGGTCATCGGATACAACCTGATCCACTTCCTCCAGCGCATCCTGTCCTTCGTTCTGGTGATCGGCTTCGCCTTCATCACCATCGTTGCCGCTGCCAACGGACGCATCGTCAACGTTGTCAATGAATCCGCCCCGGGCTTTGACGGCATTGGCGGATGGATCATCTTCTTTGGATGGTTCTTCTCCTTCATCGTCGCCTGGATGCCATTCGCATCCGATTACTCCCGCTACCTCCCCAACACGCCCGGCAACAGGCGCGGTGCCAGCCAGGCCACCATGCTCGGAAACTTCATCACCCTGGTCTGGATGGGAATCCTTGGGACCCTCCTCGGATCCACCACCACCGCGTCCGACAGCATCGGCGCCCTTAAAGAGGTCATGGGACCCTGGGCCGCCGTCGGACTGGGCGTCGTCGCATTGTCTTCCTTCACCCAAAACTTTCTGAACGTCTACGGCGGCGCGATATCCATCCAGACCATGGGAGTGCCCGTCAAACGCCACACCGCCGTCGTGGTCATCTGTGTCGCCTCCTACCTCGTCGCTTTGTTCGGCCAGGAAGGGTTCAACGCAGGTTTCACCGCGTTCCTCAACCTGACCGCCTACTGCATTGCCCCGTACGTAGCGGTCCTCGTGTGCGACTACCTTTTCGGAGGACGCCGCACTGAACGAGGTCTCCGCGAACTCTTCGACAAGAGCAGGAAGTTCGAGTGGGGCTTCGTGGCCTGGGCCGCGGGCGTCGTCCTCTCATCGCCGTTCTGGATGTCCTCGATCTACACCGGTCCGATCGCAGCGGCGTTCCCCCAGATCGGAGACCTCTCCTACTATGTCGGGGCCGCCGTCGCGGTGGGTGTCTACTTCGCCACCCACCGGCGCCAGCGCCTCTCGGGACACGAAATGCTCGACCGCAGCAGCGCCGGACAGACCCTCTAAAGCCCGGTGGCTCCCCGCGGACGCGGGGAGCCACCGGTCCAGGCACCGCCCCGGACTGCCGGGGGCCATGCGGTACAACCCCACCTGCCCCACAACGATCGAGCCGGACGAGGAGCACCATGAGTAGCGCAACGCTGTTACGGGCAAGCGGACAGGCACATTCACCCGCACAAACCCAACCCCGTGCGGTAGTGGCTGTGGTCGTCCAGAGACACGGACGAATAGCCCTCTTCAGGCGAAGCCAGTCCGTCGGACATGACCGCGGGCGCTGGCATTGCATCACCGGCTACCTCGAGCCTGGAACCTCTCCGGAAGGGCAAGCCATCACGGAACTTCGTGAGGAAACAGGGCTTACCCAGAACGACCTAACCGATTTCCGGCAGGGCGAACCGCTCCTGCTAACAGACCACAGGGGCAGCCCATGGCTGGTGCACACCTTCACAGCGGCTACCTCGCGACGCAAATTGACCATCAATGACGAACATGACGATTTCCGCTGGGCGGCGCCGTCGAAGGTCCGGCGGTTCAGCAATCGGGTGGCATGGCTGGATCAGGTCCTCGAGGCGGCCGGTGCGCGGCACAATCACGGAGCAAGATTATGACGGTCATTCAAGGCATCGTCGAACACGGGGACGAACGAGGCAGGACACTCGGGTTCCCTACCGCCAACATCCAGCTCTCCGACGACCAGATCGAGGACGGGGTATGGGCCGCCGTGATCCGGACCGACTCCGGAAAGTCCAGCGTCGCGGCAGTTTCCGTCGGACGACGGCGGACCTTTTACGCCCAGGAGGGAAACAGGCTGCTCGAAGCCCATCTCCTGGACTTCAACGACGACCTCTACGGACAGAAACTGACTGTCGCCCTGGCCGTCAAGCTGCGGGACCAACAAGCGTTCCCAAGTATTGACGCCCTGGCCGCGCAACTGCGCCGCGACGTCGCAGCAACGCGGAACTGGGCGCAAAAGCACTATCCCTGGCTCGTCCCGCCAGAAACGCACCACGAGGGCGGCGCCGCGTTGTGGCCTGAGCAACTGCCCCGGACGTTGGCTGCCGCACAATGATCAATCCATGAAGCCTTTGGAAGGAGCCCTAAGTGGCTGAAGGAAACACCACGACCACCGAGATCGTGACCACCGAGCATGAAGCACAGCTCCTCGCCTCCGTCCCCACCGGCCTCCTCATCAACGGGCAATGGCGTGACGCGTCCGACGGCGGCACGTTCGATGTCCACGATCCCGCCACCGGGGAGGTCCTCGCCACCCTCGCCTCCGCCACCAGCGCGGACGCCGTCGCCGCCCTCGACGCCGCCGACAAGGTCCAGGCCTCCTGGGCCCGGACCGCGCCCCGGGAACGGGCCGAAATTCTGCGCCGCGCCTTTGACCTGGTCACCGAGCGCGCCGAGGACTTCGCCCTGCTGATGACCCTGGAAATGGGCAAGCCACTGGCCGAAGCCCGTGGCGAAGTCGCCTACGGTGCCGAATTCCTGCGCTGGTTCTCCGAAGAAACGGTCCGCGACTACGGCCGCTACCTCACCACCCCCGAAGGCAAGAACAAGATCCTGGTCCAGCACAAACCGGTAGGACCCTGCCTGCTCATCACCCCCTGGAACTTCCCGCTCGCCATGGCCACCCGCAAGGTCGCGCCCGCCGTCGCCGCGGGCTGCACCATGGTGCTCAAGCCCGCCAAGCTCACGCCGCTGACCTCACAACTGTTCGCCCAGACCATGCTCGACGCCGGCCTGCCCGCCGGGGTCCTGAATGTCGTGGCCTCCGCCAGTGCCGCCGGGATCTCCGGGCCGCTGCTGGCCGATCCGCGGCTGCGCAAGGTCTCCTTCACCGGCTCCACGCCGGTGGGCAAACGCCTGATGGCCGACGCCGCACAGAATGTCCTGCGCACCTCCATGGAGCTCGGCGGCAACGCCCCGTTCATCGTGTTCGAGGACGCGGACCTGGACAAGGCAGTGGAAGGCGCGATGGCCGCCAAGATGCGGAACATGGGCGAGGCCTGCACTGCTGCCAACCGCTTCCTGGTCCAGGCATCCGTGGCACAGGAATTCACCCGGAAATTCGCCGCCGCCATGAGCGCCCTGACCACCGGCCGCGGAACCGAACCGACCACCCAGGTGGGCCCGCTCATCGACGCCGGCGCCCGCGACGACGTGCACGCGCTGGTGAGTGCCGCCGTCGATGCCGGGGCAACCGCCGTCACCGGCGGCGCGCCGGAAGAGGGTGCCGGGTACTTCTACCCGCCCACCGTGCTCGCCAACGTGCCGAACGACGCCGAGATCCTGCGCCAGGAAATCTTCGGACCCGTAGCCCCCGTGACCACCTTCGCCACCGAAGAGGACGCCATCCGGCTCGCCAACGCCAGCGAATACGGACTCGCCTCCTACCTCTACAGCCGCGACTTCAACCGGCTCCTACGGGTTGCTGAGCAGATCGAATTCGGCATGGTCGGGTTCAACGCCGGTGTCATCTCCAACGCTGCCGCCCCCTTCGGCGGCGTCAAGCAGTCCGGCCTGGGCCGCGAAGGCGGCACGGAAGGCATCGCCGAATACACCACCACCCAATACATCGGCATCGCAGACCCATACGCCGGCCGGGAAGACCAGAAATCATGACGGGCAGGGCAAAGCGTCACCTCGTCGTGATTGACATGCAACGCGCCTTCCGCCAAACGGGGGAATGGCACATTCCTCGGTACGACGAGGCCGCCCGAACCATCGCGCGCCTGGCAGCCTCCGGACTGGAGCCCATCATCACACGCTTTATCCCCGACCCCGCGGAAAACGGCTCGTGGTCCTCTTACTATGACCGCTGGCACAGCATGCGCCTGGATCCCGATGATCCGATCTGGGATATAGAGCTTCCAGGCATCGAGGCCACAGGCTCCGTAGACCTCCCGACGTTCTCTAAATGGGGTCAAGAGTTGGCAGAACGGATTCCCGTCGGGGAGGAGATCATCCTCACCGGTGTGGCAACCGACTGTTGCATCCTCGCTACCGCCCTGGGTGCCGCGGATGCAGGTCGGTACGTGACGGTGGTCGGAGACGCGTGCGCCGGCCAGAGCGACGCTGCGCATGACCAGGCGCTAAGCCTTCTGGAGCTACTGTCCCCAATGATCAACGTCGTCAATAGCGACACCGTCCCTAGGTGACCGCCTCCCTGCGAATCGGCGGCAACGCGCGACGGCCCGCCACGGCGGACGCCGCTGACTCCCCGTCTTCACTCTCGGCAGGCGGCTTGGGCAATCCGGCCGCGGGCATGGAAGCGCCCCAATGCCATTGGGGGTTGCATCGGGGCGCCTGTGGAAATCGTAGGGCCAGCTCAAATGTCAGTCAACTGTGCGTCCTGGAAGCAGGATCCGGAGCACACCCATGCGGCCCGCATCGTTGATGGTCCGGCAGCGGGCCGCTACAGGCACAATGGCTCTTTTGGGACCGGGCGAACGCGGGTATAAATAGTGGTGCCACGGCGGACGGGTCGTCCGCGACTGGTGTTGAAGCCGGGGCAGGCGGTCCAGGGCAGGACGTTTGAACTTCCCTGGGCCGCCGCGGCGCGGCCCTTAAGGGGAACCTTCGGCGGCGGCAGATTCTGCGGCACATTGGGCCGGCAGATTGGGCGGCGCGGCGGTGTCCCCTCGGACGTATGCTGTTTTCATCGGTTCAGCAGTGAGCTGCGTGCTTTGATCTCGAGCGTGGAACATGACCCAAGGAACGGCAACAGACAGCAGGCAGGATCCTCACGCCCCTTTCTGGGAAACGCACTTCAACAACCCGGACATCGGCGCCTACCTCAGCGAGGTCGTGAGCGGGCTCGTTGACGACATCGGCGGTCCGGGCCGGGGGATCAGCTGGGCGATCACCTTTCTCCGGTCCGGGGAGACCCTCACCCTGACCGCGGGAAGCGCACCGGCGCGCGCCGCGGATGAGGCACAGCGGTCCTTCGATGACGGGCCGGCCCGCACGGCGGTGCGCAACGGGGAGTTTGTGTCTGTGGGGGACACCTCCCTGGAACGCCGCTGGCCCGGCTATGCCAGCGCCGCCGCGGCCGAGGGAGTAGGGTCGCTCCTCTCCTTCCCGCTGGTCCCTCCACAAGTTTTCCGTGCCGCCGTGAACCTGTATGCACCGTGGCCGCATGTCTTCACCAGCGCGGACATCACGGCGGCGGCGCGTCTGGCCCGTGAGGTCTCCCGGACGCTGGGTCTGGTCCAACAGCTGGCGCTCCGGTCCGGGGCGAGTGCCGAGCTGTCCTCGGCGCAGCTTTCCCGGGTGCTGGCGGGGCTGGCGTTGCGGACCCTGGTGAGGGACTTCGGGTTCAGTGAAGAGGGGGCGCTTGACTACCTTCGGAGCGCCGCGAGCGGCGGTGCCCGGGAAGCAGCCGAGGGCGCGGTCCGAGTCCTCGTGCCCGATTCCGGTCAAAGCCCGGGAGGGTCCCCTCCCAGCCCTCAAATCCCGGCACCCCACGCCGGGGACGCACCCCCCGCCCGTCGACGGCGTCGGAGAGCAGAGACCCCGGCTTAGGCCAACGCCGGGTCACCCGGGCTGCCGGAACGCGTCAGGCGGCGACACCGGGGTCATCGCCGCGGGCCCGGTCCGGGCGGAGGGTCTTCAGGGCCCCGGCCCAGGCGATCACCTGGCCGAACAGGATCTGCAGGCTCTTCTCCGCGGCCGCTGTGGGAAGGAAGGTGCGGTAGTTCTCGAACTCAGTGGCAAAGGGCAGCGCGACCTGGGCCCGGACATCCGCCATCTGCAGCTCTCCGGCCACCGCCCGCAGGTGTTCGACGGCGCGGATGCCGCCGCTGCTTCCGTAGCTGACGAACCCTGCCGCCTTGTTGTTCCACTCTTTGTACAGGTAGTCCAGGGCGTTCTTCAGCGCCCCGGGGATGGAGTGGTTGTACTCGCCGGTGACGAAGATGTAGCCGTCAAACCCGTCGACAGCCTCGGACCACGCCTTGGTATGCGCGTGGCTGTATCGGCCGAAGGAGGGCGGCAGCGGCTCGTCGAGCAGCGGGAGGCGGAAGTCTGCGATGTCGAGGACATCAAAGGTGGCATCGCCGCGTTCTGATGCCCGGGACTTCACCCAGCCGGCGACTGCCGTTCCGAGGCGCCCGGGCCGGGTGCTTCCAAGCACTATAGCGATGCGAATCATCGCGGGCTCCTTTCCGGAGGTAGTTCTCAGCCCACTTATCTACAACAACCCGGACGGCACGAAACTTCCGCAGCAGCCGCCGTCCGGCACGGGTCTTTGGTCCCTGCCCGGGCCGCGTCCGCGGGCGTCTACTGGACGTATCAGCCCGTCTCGGGCACCCAAGCGCAACCAACAGGAAGATCTGTCATGTCTGAATTGCACAAGTGGTCACCGTTCCATTCCAGCCGCTGGCCGGACAGATCCCGCACGAGTCCGGTTGATTTGTTCCGCAGGTCACCGTCGGACTTGTGGGACGCCATGGACCGGATGTTCCAGGAGGAAAACCAGCCGATGCCGATCCGCGTCGAGGAGTTCCTCGACGGCAACACGCTGGTTATCCGGGCCGAGGCGCCGGGCCTGGATCCGGACAAGGACATCGACGTCTCGGTGGTTGACGGGGCCCTCCAGATCCGCGCCGAACGCAAGGAAGAAAAAGAGGAGAAGGGCAAGGACAGCTACCGGTCCGAGTTCCGCTACGGCTCGTTCCTGCGCACCCTGCCGCTGCCGCAGGATGTGAAGGAGGAAGACATCAAAGCCACCTACAAGGACGGCGTCCTCGAAGTCCGCACGCCTGTGCCGGCGCAGGCGCTGGCAGAGCCCAAGACGACCAAGCTCCCCATCACCCGCGAATAGCCACGCTAGTCCGCCCGCCAGTCAGCCCTGGGGTGTCCCTCGCGGGGCTGATCGGGGCCGCCTTCAGCGTCCCAGCAGCTCCGCCACGTAGCGAAGCTGGCTGACCCAGTGATGTTCCTGCCCGCCCTCGTGGTTGTTGAAGCGGTAGACCTCAATGGCCTTCGCCGGGACAGCCTCCGGCGCGGCCCTCCTTGTGCCATAGGCGTTGAAGGCCGCAAAGACCGTCGATGGCGGGCATACATCGTCCATGAGCGCTGCCGAGAAGAGTGCCGGCGCCGCGGCGCGGCCGCCCAGATGCACGCCGTCGAAGTAGTTCAGGACAGCAAGCGCCGGCTCGTAGAGGTTCCGGTGCCTGGCCAGGAAGCTCGCAATTTCGGGGTAAGGGCCTCGCGGGGCAATGTCGATGGCGCGGGGGAAATCCTGCAGGAACGGCACGTCGGCCATGGTGCACAAGATTCCGTCCAAGCGCCCGGCCGCCAGCCCGGCGGCGGCAATGGCCAAACCTCCACCCTGGCTCAGGCCTGCGAGCAGCACTTTGGACGCATCCACCGCGGGATGAGACTGCGCGGCCTCAATGGCCCGGAAGGCGTCAACGAAGACGCGGCGGTAGTAGTAGTCGTCCCGGGATGCGATTCCGCGGGTCATGAGCCCGGCGTAGGCAACCTCCCCGGCCGAGGCATGCGGATCCGGTGTTTCGCCCACAATGCCGCCGTAGCCCTGGCCTCGGTTGTCCATGATGAACTGCGCATACCCGGCCTGCGCCCACTTCGTGTCCTGCTGAACCAGGCCCCGCCCGCCGGAATAGCCGATGTACTGCACTACCACCGGCAGCGCGCGGCCCGCCTCCCGGTGTGCCGGCAAATGCAGCCAGCCCTTGATCCGCGCACCTTCGAAGCCCGCAAATGAGACGTCAAAACTGTCGATGACGCTCAGATGGTTTTCCACCGGCACGTAAACGGCGTCAAGCGGCAAATCCCGGGCTTCGGCAATGGTCCGGTCCCAGAAGTCGTCGAAGTCGTCGGGTTCGACGGCGGCAGAGGTGTACGTGCGCAACTGCTCCAGTGGCAGGTCAAAGAGGGGCATGAGGTCTCCAGCATGAGGGGCGAACAATCCGATGGTGATCCTACGTCCGATCTCTAGATTTTCCCATGGTGGATATGTGAGTCACTGCACACTATGGTTGTAGGACGTTCTATATCGAATGTCGGATGCCTTGCGGTCCTGTTCGGTGAACGCCGATAAGTCCCCTACCACTAAGAGGTCAGATGTGAAGCCACGCACGAAAGCCCGCATTGCCCGACTGGGATCATGTGCCCTCGCCGGCGTCCTTGGAGTTGGCCTGATCGCCGGAGCCGGTCTCCCGGCAAGCGCCGTTCCCATCGCACCAAACACGCCGAGCGCCGGTCCGGGCGCATTTTCCGAATCGAACATCGCCGCGGACCGCACACCGAGCAATTTCTTCTATCGAATCCCGGCGCTGACTTACCTGGGCGGCGGAGTCGTTCTGGCTGCCTGGGACGGGCGGCCGGGGAGTTCCGCCGATGCGCCCAACCCGAATTCAATCGTTCAGCGACGGAGCACGGACGGCGGCCAGACTTGGGGTCCGCTTCAAGTCATTGCCGCGGGGCATGTCGGCGATGCGACGGGCCCAAAGTTCGGCTACAGCGACCCATCGTTCGTTTACGACGCGGAAGCCGAAAAGGTGTTCGCTTTTTTCGTCTATTCAAAGGACCAGGGCTTCGGCGGCAGCGTATTCGGCAATGATGACGCCGACCGCTCGGTGATCTCCTCTGCAGTTGTGGAGTCGGACGATGGCGGCCAGACCTGGAGTTCTCCACGGCTCATCACAAATGTGACGAAGCCCGGAACGAGCCGAAGCAACCCTCAGCCCGGGGATGTCCGGGCCAACTTCGCCGCCTCGGGGGAGGGGATTCAGCTCAGGTATGGGGCCTATAAGGGCCGCCTCATCCAGCAGTACTCCGGGCAGGTTCAGCAGGCCAACGGCACGCAGGCGTTCCAGGCCTATAGCGTCTTTTCGGATGATCACGGCGCCACCTGGCAGAAGGGCGCCCCCGTGGGTGCCGCGATGGACGAGAACAAGACGGTGGAGCTTTCGGACGGCCGGGTGATGCTCAACTCCCGCGACAGTGCCAACGGAGGATACCGAAAAGTCGCCATCTCCAACGACGGCGGAGCTACTTACGGCGCGGTCACCCCGGACACCGAACTTCCGGACCCTGCCAACAACGGGTCGATCGCCCGGATGTTCCCCGACGCCCCGGCAGGATCAGCTGACGCCAGGAAGCTGATCTTCACCAACGCCAATTCCAGGTCAGCCCGCGAAAACGTTTCCGCCAGGGTCTCGTGCGACGACGGTGCGACGTGGCCCGGTGTCCGCAGCATCCACGCGGGGTTCTCTGCCTATTCCACGGTCACCCGCATGGAGAGCGGACAGTTCGGCGTGCTGTACGAGGCCAACTACACCGACAACATTGCCTTCGCCAAGTTCAACGACGAGTGGCTCAACTACATCTGTGCGCCTGTCGGCGTCGATGCCCAGACCGTGACCCCCGGTGCGGGCAAAGCCGTCGAGGTGACGGTGACCAACCAGGAAAGCACGGTGCTCTCCGGCGGATCCGCGACAATCTTCACCCCCGAGGGATGGTCGGCAACCACGGTGCCTGTGCCCGACGTCGCCCCCGGCGCATCGGCGACGGTCAGCGTGAACCTGACCGCCCCTGCGGGGGCCGCCGGCGCGCAGAATCTCGACGCGGCATTCACCGCCGCTGACGGCAAGGTTGCACGGTCCACCTTCGTCGCGACGGCGCCACAGGCTCAGCAGCTTGGGCTGAACATCACCGGGACAGCCCCGGACCGCGATGTCAGCAGTTCGCCGTACAGCGCCGGCGACGTGCTGGCCTATTCATTCGCCATTAGAAACACCGGCACCGTGACCTCAAACGCCGTCCCCACCGGCGGCACCTTCGAAACGGGATACCTCCCGCCGGCCGCGCCAAACTGCCGGTATAACAATCTCCCCGCCGGCTCCAGCTACACCTGCACCACGGCCAGGCACACCCTGACGGCTGAAGAGATCTCGCGCGGCTACTTCGCGCCACAGGCGACCTTCACGGTGACAGCGTCCGGTACGCCGTCGTTGACCCAAGCGGTGGTGTTCAAAGGCTCCAACGTCGCCCTGCGGGACGGTCTGTCCGCTGTTGACATCACCGGACAGCGCGGCGATGCGGGCAGGGACCTTGCCGTGCAGCCCTACGCGGCAGGGGACCAGGTGCCGTACACCTTCACTGTTGCGAACACCGGCCCGCTCACCACAACCGTCACGCCGACCGCGGGGAACTTTTCGCCGCTGGTTCCTGAAGGAGCCGGCAACTGCCGGTGGCGCAGCCTTGCACCGGCCGGCAAATACAGCTGCAATACCCCGCGTCACATTGCGACCCAGGCCGAAGTGGACCAGGGCTTCTTCGTGCCCCTGACTTCGTGGACACTGACGGCATCCGGACAGAGCCCGAAAGCTGTCGAAGTAGACGGCGGGGAGGTGGACCTGGTGGCCAGGAATGCACGGCTTGAAGGTACGGCCACTGCCGCGTGGGACGACTCCAACCACGACGGCTACGCCACTCCGGGAGAGACGGTCACCTTCACCTACGCGCTGGGCAATGCCGGAAACGTGGGGCTGACCGGGCTGGATGCGCCGGAGATGGGTGTGGCCGAGCCGCTGTTCGCCGCCGGCGCCACCCTCGTGCGGACCCGGGAGCACATCCTGACCGCCGCCGAGGTCTCCGCCGGGGAAGTCGCCGCCGCGACCTTCACCGCAACAGCCACGAACGGGGCAAAGACTGTTGAGGTCAGGGTTACGAGGGCGTCCCTCGCCCTGCTCGCACAACCGCCCCGGCCAGAGACCATCCCGGAGCCCCAAACCCAGGATCTCGACGGCCTGACGGCCCCGACGGACCTAGGCACCGAAGCGAGGTACCGGACAGGGCAGAAAGTGACGCTCCGAAACCTCGAGCACGGCCAGTGGTATTTCGTCTACCTCAACAAGAGCCTCGATCGGCTCGGCTGGATGTTCCCCGGGGCGGACAACACGGTTGAATTCATTGTGCCGGACGAGCTGAAGAACGGCCGCGACGACGTCGTGGTCCTCGATTCACTCGGACGGCAGGTCACGTTCGACCGGCTCCAGGTAACGCCAAAGGGTCAGCAGCCCTAACGGGAAGCTTGCATCCCTCCTGCGCCCCGAACGGCGCAGGAGGGATGGCGGAGCCCGTCTGAACCGCGGGACCCGCCGCCCTGCGCCGTGTCGGACGATCCGCCGAGTCCGCCCGGCCGGAAATTATTTCGATGCAATATATCTCGACGCAAATGAGACATTGGACGTCCCATCTCCTGTAGGCTGGGACTAACAGTGGCCGACCCCGGCTGCGTCCGGAAGGAGAGTGTCGTGAGCATCGAATCCCGAGCAGT from Arthrobacter sp. NicSoilB8 harbors:
- a CDS encoding exo-alpha-sialidase; this encodes MKPRTKARIARLGSCALAGVLGVGLIAGAGLPASAVPIAPNTPSAGPGAFSESNIAADRTPSNFFYRIPALTYLGGGVVLAAWDGRPGSSADAPNPNSIVQRRSTDGGQTWGPLQVIAAGHVGDATGPKFGYSDPSFVYDAEAEKVFAFFVYSKDQGFGGSVFGNDDADRSVISSAVVESDDGGQTWSSPRLITNVTKPGTSRSNPQPGDVRANFAASGEGIQLRYGAYKGRLIQQYSGQVQQANGTQAFQAYSVFSDDHGATWQKGAPVGAAMDENKTVELSDGRVMLNSRDSANGGYRKVAISNDGGATYGAVTPDTELPDPANNGSIARMFPDAPAGSADARKLIFTNANSRSARENVSARVSCDDGATWPGVRSIHAGFSAYSTVTRMESGQFGVLYEANYTDNIAFAKFNDEWLNYICAPVGVDAQTVTPGAGKAVEVTVTNQESTVLSGGSATIFTPEGWSATTVPVPDVAPGASATVSVNLTAPAGAAGAQNLDAAFTAADGKVARSTFVATAPQAQQLGLNITGTAPDRDVSSSPYSAGDVLAYSFAIRNTGTVTSNAVPTGGTFETGYLPPAAPNCRYNNLPAGSSYTCTTARHTLTAEEISRGYFAPQATFTVTASGTPSLTQAVVFKGSNVALRDGLSAVDITGQRGDAGRDLAVQPYAAGDQVPYTFTVANTGPLTTTVTPTAGNFSPLVPEGAGNCRWRSLAPAGKYSCNTPRHIATQAEVDQGFFVPLTSWTLTASGQSPKAVEVDGGEVDLVARNARLEGTATAAWDDSNHDGYATPGETVTFTYALGNAGNVGLTGLDAPEMGVAEPLFAAGATLVRTREHILTAAEVSAGEVAAATFTATATNGAKTVEVRVTRASLALLAQPPRPETIPEPQTQDLDGLTAPTDLGTEARYRTGQKVTLRNLEHGQWYFVYLNKSLDRLGWMFPGADNTVEFIVPDELKNGRDDVVVLDSLGRQVTFDRLQVTPKGQQP